GCGATGGCTGAACGAGCATGCTTACCCTTATCGCCAAAGATTTCTTCCAGTAATTCTGATGCCCCATTGATAACGTAAGGCTGTTCTACAAACCCGGGAGCAGAATTTACAAACGCTAGTAATTTCACTATTTGTTTCACTCTGCCCAAATCTCCAATTTCCGCTTTTAAAACAGCCAGGCAGTTCACCATGGTCTGTCTCGCAGCTTCATAGCCTTGGTCAACGGTCAAATCCAAACCTAATTTCCCCTTGTAAAGCAAGGTACCATCGACTCTGCAATCCTGTCCGGAAGTATAGATTAAGTTTCCTACGGTTTTAGCTGGCACATATACGGCGCCTGGTTTTGGCGCCTCAGGGAGCTGAATTCCCAAGTCGTTCATTTTTTCTTCTACATTAATCATCTCTTATCACCTCACAAAGCTTGTGGAAGAAAACAGCCACACGTTAATGACGTATGGGTTTTCTCTTTCATCGTTAGTTTTCCATTTACAAAAACGTATTCAACGCCTTCAGGATAGTGGGCCGGTTCTGCATAGGTGGCTTGATCGCTTATTTCTTCAGAAGCAAATACGACTAAATCGGCTGCATAGCCTTCGGTTAATAACCCCCGTTTACCAAGACCGAATCTCCTGGCTGGAAAGGAAGTCATTTTTCTTACTGCTTCTTCAACCGTCAATATGCTTTCCTGCCTCACATATTTGGAATAGACTCTAGGAAATGTTCCATAAAGTCTGGGATGTGGTTTCCCTGTATAGCAAGTAAGACTATCAGACGCGATTAATGCGTTTTGGTAGCGAAGAACGTGCTTAATATCTGTTTCATCCATATGAAAGAATACAATTCCTATGTTCCCATTTTCTTCGAGTAACAGGTCCAGGGCTTGATCTACTGGATTCTTACCGGATTCCTCGCTGATCGCTAGCACCGTCTTACCTTCAAATTTCTTTAAGCCTGGCGAATGGACGGAGGAAATAATCACACTCTCCCAACCGGTAGAAACAACGAGGTTATCCCAATCCTCCTGCTCTTGAAGAAGCTCCTGCTTGATCTTCATTCTTTCTTTCGGATCCTTTAACCGTCCTAATACAGAATTTAATCCTCCCTCTAATGACCAAGGGGGGAGCAAGGTCGTTAGCATCGTAGATCCTGCAGAATAAGGGTACACATCACACGTGACATCCATTCCGTTACTCCGCGCTTGTTCAATTAAATCCATAGCCTCGCACACTTTGC
This Halobacillus salinarum DNA region includes the following protein-coding sequences:
- a CDS encoding RidA family protein; translated protein: MINVEEKMNDLGIQLPEAPKPGAVYVPAKTVGNLIYTSGQDCRVDGTLLYKGKLGLDLTVDQGYEAARQTMVNCLAVLKAEIGDLGRVKQIVKLLAFVNSAPGFVEQPYVINGASELLEEIFGDKGKHARSAIASNELPFNTPVEIEMIVEVE
- a CDS encoding N-acyl-D-amino-acid deacylase family protein, whose protein sequence is MLDTLIKNGKIIDGSGNPWFYGNVGIKNGEIASVGASTPEAKEIVDAEGNMVAPGFIDGHCHSDLMILDYPESEIKLQQGVTTEVVGNCGLAPVPVNPLHKIDLQNYVEPVLGKANKEWKWQTISDYFHQLDQSLLSENIASYVAHGSLRIAVMGFENRPPTKEEMREMKFILEEGMKAGAIGLSIGLLYSPGSYAAKEELAELCQVVARYNGLFSTHIRGEGNNLIPSVKEVIWIADKANVPLHVSHLKAAGKRNWGKVCEAMDLIEQARSNGMDVTCDVYPYSAGSTMLTTLLPPWSLEGGLNSVLGRLKDPKERMKIKQELLQEQEDWDNLVVSTGWESVIISSVHSPGLKKFEGKTVLAISEESGKNPVDQALDLLLEENGNIGIVFFHMDETDIKHVLRYQNALIASDSLTCYTGKPHPRLYGTFPRVYSKYVRQESILTVEEAVRKMTSFPARRFGLGKRGLLTEGYAADLVVFASEEISDQATYAEPAHYPEGVEYVFVNGKLTMKEKTHTSLTCGCFLPQAL